One genomic region from Haloarcula taiwanensis encodes:
- a CDS encoding precorrin isomerase: protein MTTDGATPEGSRDGGGEAADADDATDAETNDEDDFEEYADLGATTENAMDIAETSMDRVRRLVPDETLADRIRQKSVHATGDPEFQHLVRFTGADDDEPVRAGAQAVLDEQPIVTDITMVKAGITGRGHDCPVRKAIGNGAELAAETGMTRTAASVLELDREGVYDGAIAVVGNAPTAALALADCIEDGTRPAVVVATPVGFVKAAESRERLREVAAEHGVPTITNVGRRGGSGLAAGLTNELVHVASDVREGDVSLDD, encoded by the coding sequence ATGACGACTGACGGCGCGACCCCGGAGGGGTCGCGAGACGGAGGCGGTGAAGCCGCCGACGCAGACGACGCGACAGACGCTGAGACGAACGACGAGGACGACTTCGAGGAGTACGCCGACCTCGGCGCGACGACGGAGAACGCGATGGACATCGCCGAGACGTCGATGGACCGCGTTCGCCGACTCGTCCCCGACGAGACGCTGGCCGACCGCATCCGCCAGAAGTCCGTCCACGCGACCGGCGACCCAGAGTTCCAGCACCTCGTCCGCTTCACCGGCGCGGACGACGACGAACCGGTCCGCGCGGGGGCACAGGCCGTCCTCGACGAACAGCCCATCGTCACCGACATCACGATGGTCAAAGCGGGTATCACCGGCCGCGGCCACGACTGCCCGGTCCGGAAGGCCATCGGCAACGGCGCGGAACTGGCCGCCGAGACCGGCATGACCCGGACGGCCGCGTCGGTGCTGGAACTCGACCGCGAGGGCGTCTACGACGGCGCTATCGCCGTCGTCGGGAACGCGCCAACGGCGGCGCTCGCGCTCGCTGACTGTATCGAGGACGGCACCCGGCCGGCCGTCGTCGTCGCGACGCCCGTCGGCTTCGTGAAGGCCGCCGAGAGCCGGGAGCGGCTCCGCGAGGTGGCGGCCGAGCACGGCGTCCCGACGATTACGAACGTCGGCCGCCGCGGCGGGAGCGGGCTGGCCGCCGGCCTGACGAACGAACTGGTGCACGTCGCCAGTGACGTGCGGGAGGGCGACGTCTCCCTGGATGACTGA
- a CDS encoding alcohol dehydrogenase, whose amino-acid sequence MQAVQFDSHGDRDVLEYGEFPDPEPDRDEVVIDVKAAALNHLDIWTRRGLPGVDLDMPHIPGSDAAGVVDEVGDDVSRFEPGDRVAVLAGKSGGGDEFTRKGDPTLAPDFHIIGEHVRGVHSEYAAVPAENLTPVPEGVDWETAAASPLVFQTAWRMLRDRGDLKSGESVLVLGASGGVGHAAVQVADHAGAEVFATASSREKLDYAEELGADHTINYEEADFASEIRDLTDGRGVDMVVDHIGAQTWQDSLKSLVKGGRVVTCGATTGGNPETDLNRIFWNQLQVIGSTMATPGQADEVLELVWQGEMEPRVRETLPMSEIARAHEIIEDREGFGKVVVVPDSEL is encoded by the coding sequence ATGCAAGCCGTTCAGTTCGACAGTCACGGCGACCGTGATGTGCTCGAGTATGGCGAGTTTCCCGACCCCGAACCCGACCGCGACGAGGTGGTCATCGACGTGAAGGCGGCCGCGCTGAACCACCTCGACATATGGACCCGGCGCGGCCTTCCCGGCGTCGACCTCGACATGCCTCATATCCCCGGCAGCGACGCCGCGGGCGTCGTCGACGAAGTCGGTGACGACGTTTCGCGGTTCGAACCCGGCGACCGGGTGGCCGTCCTCGCCGGCAAAAGCGGCGGTGGCGACGAGTTCACGCGAAAGGGTGACCCGACACTTGCGCCGGATTTCCACATCATCGGCGAACACGTCCGGGGCGTCCACAGCGAGTACGCCGCTGTGCCTGCCGAGAACCTCACGCCAGTCCCCGAAGGCGTCGACTGGGAGACAGCCGCCGCGTCGCCGCTTGTGTTCCAGACCGCCTGGCGGATGCTTCGCGACCGCGGCGACCTGAAATCCGGCGAGTCCGTCCTCGTTCTCGGCGCGTCCGGCGGCGTCGGCCACGCTGCCGTCCAGGTCGCAGACCACGCCGGCGCGGAGGTGTTTGCGACCGCCAGCAGCCGGGAGAAACTTGACTACGCAGAAGAACTGGGTGCGGATCACACCATCAACTACGAGGAGGCGGACTTCGCGAGCGAGATTCGGGACCTGACCGACGGCCGCGGCGTCGATATGGTCGTCGACCACATCGGCGCACAGACCTGGCAGGACTCGCTCAAGAGCCTCGTCAAGGGTGGTCGCGTCGTCACCTGCGGGGCGACAACCGGTGGCAACCCGGAGACGGACCTCAACCGCATCTTCTGGAACCAGTTGCAGGTCATCGGCTCGACGATGGCCACTCCGGGTCAGGCCGACGAAGTGCTGGAGCTGGTCTGGCAAGGAGAAATGGAACCACGGGTCCGCGAGACGCTCCCCATGAGCGAAATCGCCAGAGCACACGAGATAATCGAGGACCGCGAGGGCTTCGGAAAGGTCGTAGTCGTTCCCGACAGCGAACTGTAG
- a CDS encoding potassium transporter TrkA has translation MDVTETDLPGVGKKHEVDIGGGQQLVVVTHNTGTRELYLKKDEDADSEKLLELSDRLARMVGTILEGAYFQPVESSHVETMLSEGTLLEWYAVESDSPLVGETLAGANVGQRTGVTVVAIQRDDNVIAGPSPDMQIEASDTLVVIGERENCEQFEKLLTGDL, from the coding sequence ATGGACGTGACAGAGACCGACCTGCCTGGTGTGGGAAAGAAACACGAGGTGGACATCGGCGGCGGGCAGCAACTGGTCGTCGTGACCCACAACACGGGTACACGCGAACTGTACCTCAAAAAGGACGAGGACGCCGACTCCGAGAAACTCCTCGAACTCTCTGACCGGCTGGCGCGGATGGTCGGCACGATACTCGAAGGCGCGTACTTCCAGCCGGTCGAATCCAGCCACGTTGAGACGATGCTGTCGGAGGGGACGCTGCTGGAGTGGTACGCGGTCGAGAGTGATTCGCCGCTGGTCGGCGAGACGCTGGCGGGTGCGAACGTCGGGCAGCGGACCGGTGTCACTGTCGTCGCGATACAGCGCGATGACAACGTCATCGCTGGCCCGTCGCCTGACATGCAGATCGAAGCCTCGGACACCCTCGTGGTTATCGGCGAACGCGAGAACTGTGAGCAGTTCGAGAAGCTCCTCACCGGAGACCTGTAG
- a CDS encoding sodium:proton antiporter, whose protein sequence is MADLLGIGVLFAAVAAATLVAVWLNKSVIPFYIIIGMLLSPSVAGQFSVAGYGLPVVESSEFVELGAELGIVFLLFFLGLEFNLDRLLESWERITRAGTIDLAINFGAGLMLGFALFRDPLAAFLTAGIVYISSSAIITKSLIDLGWIANDEADPMLGTLVFEDLFIAVYLTVAAALVTGGSDVAAAATSVGIALSFIVALLLLARYGTPWFERALQTTSNEFTVVRAVGITVLVSGFALAIGVSEAVAAFFVGMAFAPTTHTHKLESLLEPLRDTFAAVFFFWIGVETDPRLFAGVAGLVAAAIVVTTPTKILSGYLSGRAYELNPRRSMRVGLGMVTRGEFSLIIAAVALTGAGTSLSTALANAVYSFTVAYVLLMSILGTMLMQYSAPFEQFATARFGTE, encoded by the coding sequence GTGGCTGACCTGCTCGGCATCGGTGTCTTGTTCGCCGCCGTCGCCGCCGCCACGCTCGTCGCTGTGTGGCTGAACAAGTCGGTGATCCCGTTTTACATCATCATCGGGATGCTGCTGTCGCCGTCCGTTGCGGGGCAGTTTTCCGTCGCCGGCTACGGCCTTCCCGTCGTAGAGTCCTCGGAGTTCGTCGAGCTCGGCGCGGAACTGGGTATCGTCTTTCTGCTGTTTTTCCTGGGGCTGGAGTTCAACCTCGACCGGCTGCTGGAGAGCTGGGAGCGCATCACCAGAGCGGGGACCATCGACCTCGCCATCAACTTCGGTGCCGGTCTCATGCTCGGGTTCGCGCTGTTCCGGGACCCGCTCGCGGCCTTCCTCACCGCCGGTATCGTCTACATTTCCTCGTCGGCCATCATCACGAAGTCGCTCATCGACCTCGGCTGGATCGCCAACGACGAGGCCGACCCGATGCTCGGGACGCTCGTGTTCGAGGACCTGTTCATCGCCGTGTACCTCACAGTCGCAGCCGCGCTCGTCACTGGGGGATCTGATGTGGCGGCCGCCGCGACCTCCGTCGGCATCGCGCTGTCGTTCATCGTTGCACTCCTGCTCCTGGCCCGCTACGGGACGCCGTGGTTCGAGCGGGCCTTACAGACGACTTCGAACGAGTTCACGGTGGTCCGGGCCGTCGGCATCACGGTCTTGGTCTCCGGTTTCGCCCTCGCTATCGGCGTCAGCGAGGCCGTCGCCGCGTTCTTCGTCGGCATGGCCTTCGCCCCGACCACTCACACGCACAAACTGGAGAGCCTGCTGGAACCGCTCCGCGACACGTTTGCGGCGGTGTTTTTCTTCTGGATCGGCGTCGAGACCGACCCGCGGCTGTTCGCCGGCGTCGCGGGGCTTGTCGCCGCCGCTATCGTCGTTACGACACCGACGAAAATCCTATCCGGCTATCTGAGCGGCCGCGCCTACGAGCTCAACCCCCGGCGGTCGATGCGTGTCGGCCTCGGGATGGTCACCCGCGGCGAGTTCTCCCTGATCATCGCCGCCGTTGCGCTGACCGGCGCAGGCACGTCGCTGTCGACAGCGCTGGCCAACGCGGTCTACTCGTTTACCGTCGCCTACGTCCTTCTGATGAGCATTCTCGGAACGATGCTGATGCAGTACTCGGCCCCTTTCGAGCAGTTCGCGACAGCGCGGTTCGGAACGGAGTAA
- a CDS encoding XapX domain-containing protein, with amino-acid sequence MNLSLVIVATMTGVATGVVFGLLDVPIPAPPNLAGVMGILGILVGYRLIEYFDVGVSLLSLLKV; translated from the coding sequence ATGAATCTCTCACTCGTTATCGTCGCGACGATGACCGGGGTCGCTACCGGCGTTGTGTTCGGACTGCTGGATGTCCCCATTCCGGCCCCGCCGAACCTCGCCGGTGTCATGGGTATCCTCGGCATCCTCGTCGGCTATCGCCTCATCGAGTACTTCGACGTCGGCGTCAGCCTGCTGTCGTTGCTGAAGGTCTGA
- a CDS encoding cobalamin biosynthesis protein CbiX translates to MPHDTLLLIGRDTPRATPYETHARRLRERGVATDVAVLTYDHEPRRELRDELVAIDADRVFALPMTVAHDHATVTDVPAVLDEVNAETHYCEPVGRSPLLTEALRDRAAAAVPEAPDTSVALVAFGSSGKPYQRQVTEYHAERLRERSAFGEVEPCYLLQNPAVECVRYNLTHDHAVAVPLFLAPTDATETQIPAKLDLDRGGLAYTDTLDDHPLVTEAVATAVETARTMADSRTPQTFEATLAATNRPMATDGEGD, encoded by the coding sequence ATGCCACACGACACACTCCTGCTCATCGGTCGGGACACGCCACGCGCTACGCCCTACGAGACACACGCTCGCCGGCTGCGCGAGCGTGGGGTAGCTACTGACGTGGCGGTGCTGACCTACGACCACGAACCCCGTCGGGAGTTACGCGACGAACTGGTAGCCATCGACGCCGACCGCGTGTTCGCGCTGCCGATGACCGTCGCTCACGACCACGCGACAGTCACGGACGTGCCAGCGGTACTCGACGAGGTCAACGCCGAGACGCACTACTGTGAACCAGTCGGGCGGAGCCCGCTGCTGACCGAAGCGCTCCGGGACCGTGCCGCCGCTGCGGTCCCGGAGGCCCCCGACACCTCCGTCGCGCTCGTCGCCTTCGGCTCCAGCGGCAAGCCGTACCAGCGTCAAGTGACTGAATACCACGCCGAGCGCCTGCGCGAGCGCTCGGCCTTCGGCGAGGTGGAGCCGTGCTATCTGCTTCAGAACCCCGCTGTCGAATGTGTCCGATACAATCTCACCCACGACCACGCCGTCGCTGTGCCGCTCTTTCTCGCGCCGACTGACGCGACAGAGACACAGATTCCCGCCAAGCTCGACCTCGACAGGGGCGGACTCGCCTACACCGACACGCTGGACGACCACCCGCTTGTCACCGAGGCCGTCGCAACCGCCGTCGAGACGGCACGGACGATGGCCGACTCACGCACGCCACAGACGTTCGAGGCGACGCTGGCCGCGACAAACCGGCCGATGGCGACCGACGGTGAAGGCGATTAG
- a CDS encoding precorrin-6y C5,15-methyltransferase (decarboxylating) subunit CbiE, protein MTEGDDYDLDSGPDPAALAASAPEDPAADRPVNAVGIGPGNLDFLTPRGEQAIREADVVVGFETVVDFVAERTDADLLTCGYRDELDTLEAFAERVAAGERGTAVLMGDPNHSGYQFVGKVQRAVDRPVRVVPGISSLQVAASRARTPMEDTTFVTLHKSGDLSADLDRLRSDVGDRHLLVLPRPFDLMPEDVATELLDAGGDPDLPALVYERLTHDDEARTATTLGDLAQDSGGDSREDTRFSDLSVFVVRRE, encoded by the coding sequence ATGACTGAAGGAGACGACTACGACCTCGATAGCGGGCCGGACCCCGCCGCCCTTGCGGCGAGCGCGCCCGAGGACCCCGCCGCCGACCGGCCGGTCAACGCCGTCGGAATCGGACCGGGGAACCTCGACTTCCTCACGCCGCGGGGCGAGCAGGCGATTCGGGAGGCCGACGTGGTCGTCGGCTTCGAGACGGTCGTCGACTTCGTCGCCGAGCGCACCGACGCCGACCTGCTGACCTGTGGCTACCGCGACGAACTCGATACGCTGGAGGCCTTCGCCGAGCGCGTGGCCGCCGGCGAGCGCGGGACGGCCGTGCTGATGGGCGACCCGAACCACTCGGGTTACCAGTTCGTCGGGAAGGTCCAGCGGGCCGTCGACCGCCCCGTCCGCGTCGTGCCGGGCATCTCGTCGCTCCAGGTCGCGGCCAGTCGCGCCCGAACGCCGATGGAGGACACGACGTTCGTCACGCTGCACAAGAGCGGTGACCTCTCGGCCGACCTCGACCGACTTCGGAGCGATGTGGGTGACCGACACCTGCTCGTCCTCCCGCGCCCGTTCGACCTGATGCCCGAGGACGTTGCGACTGAGTTGCTCGACGCCGGCGGCGACCCCGATCTGCCGGCGCTGGTCTACGAGCGACTCACCCACGACGACGAGGCCCGCACCGCGACGACGCTCGGCGACCTCGCACAGGATTCCGGCGGTGACAGCAGGGAGGACACGCGGTTCTCGGACTTGTCGGTGTTCGTCGTGCGGCGAGAGTGA